From a single Coriobacteriaceae bacterium genomic region:
- a CDS encoding ATP-binding protein, producing MNPNPFKPTAGKRPPMLIGRESVTEDFEEGLDNGAGAPGRLMLITGNRGCGKTVLLRELQRLANERGWAVVSDSASLGLCDRLADALRSNKPIVTSMEFGPSFGRMSVEAARAKGETLRGLVNERLKKLGPGKGILFAIDEAQSASIEELAALAVLYQQVLGDQDATGLSDSDQRGLALVFAGLPSMVDDLLEEPSVTFLRRAQQRTLGAISLPKVRDSYVQTVKGAGLCVDVETADLAAHKSMGHPYMVQLVGYYMWRSAVRRGSQVIERRDVEDGHADAVSEFYEAVDAPLYYGLRSPQRLFIEAMAVDEGKPTRMADIIERCERTQSWASKYRASLIRERVIEAAGYGLVRFTVPMLGAYIRDRVI from the coding sequence ATGAATCCAAATCCCTTTAAGCCCACGGCTGGCAAGCGGCCTCCGATGCTCATTGGTCGCGAGTCAGTCACCGAAGATTTCGAGGAAGGGCTCGATAACGGCGCCGGAGCGCCGGGCAGGCTCATGCTCATTACGGGAAACCGCGGCTGCGGCAAGACGGTTCTCCTGCGGGAGCTGCAACGTCTGGCCAATGAGCGCGGATGGGCGGTTGTCTCCGATTCCGCTTCGCTTGGCTTATGCGACCGCTTGGCCGACGCGCTTCGCTCGAATAAGCCCATTGTGACGTCAATGGAATTCGGTCCGTCGTTTGGCCGGATGTCGGTCGAGGCGGCGCGAGCAAAGGGCGAAACGTTGCGAGGGCTGGTCAACGAGCGCCTCAAGAAGCTCGGTCCAGGCAAGGGCATACTGTTTGCGATTGACGAGGCGCAATCTGCGTCTATCGAGGAACTAGCGGCTCTTGCCGTTCTCTATCAGCAGGTGCTCGGAGACCAGGATGCCACGGGCTTGTCCGATAGCGACCAGCGCGGTCTTGCGCTGGTGTTCGCCGGCTTACCCAGTATGGTTGACGATCTGCTCGAAGAGCCGAGCGTGACGTTTTTGCGGCGTGCCCAGCAGCGTACGCTGGGGGCGATATCTTTGCCCAAGGTGCGCGATTCATATGTCCAGACGGTCAAAGGTGCTGGTCTTTGCGTTGATGTGGAGACGGCGGACCTTGCGGCACACAAGAGCATGGGGCATCCCTATATGGTTCAGCTGGTGGGCTATTACATGTGGCGGTCTGCTGTCCGGCGTGGCTCGCAGGTCATCGAAAGGCGCGATGTCGAGGATGGCCATGCGGATGCCGTCTCCGAGTTCTACGAAGCAGTTGACGCGCCCCTGTATTACGGGCTTCGCAGTCCGCAACGCCTCTTTATCGAGGCCATGGCGGTTGACGAGGGCAAACCGACGCGCATGGCGGATATCATTGAGCGCTGCGAGCGTACCCAGAGCTGGGCGAGTAAATATCGCGCAAGCCTGATTCGCGAGCGCGTCATCGAAGCTGCCGGATACGGCCTCGTCCGATTTACCGTGCCCATGCTGGGCGCGTACATTCGCGATCGAGTTATATGA
- a CDS encoding N-acetyltransferase, whose protein sequence is MIRKTLDTDIPAVMAIYDTARAFMRAHGNATQWPEGTPSAEQLAADIAAGGSYVCEVDGRVVATFAFLPGPDECYDVIEDGQWRSDTPYAVLHRVASDGTAHGIAAAMFAFAKERADHLRIDTHQDNLPMQGASIKAGFERAGIVYVSDGTPRVAFDWLREA, encoded by the coding sequence ATGATCAGAAAAACCCTCGATACCGACATTCCCGCCGTCATGGCTATCTATGACACGGCCCGCGCCTTTATGCGCGCGCATGGCAACGCCACGCAGTGGCCCGAGGGCACGCCTTCTGCCGAGCAGCTGGCTGCCGATATCGCCGCCGGTGGCAGCTATGTGTGTGAAGTCGACGGCCGCGTGGTGGCGACGTTTGCCTTTTTACCGGGCCCGGACGAGTGCTATGACGTAATTGAGGACGGGCAATGGCGCAGCGACACTCCGTACGCCGTGCTGCACCGTGTGGCGTCCGACGGCACCGCGCACGGTATCGCGGCCGCGATGTTTGCCTTTGCCAAAGAGCGTGCCGATCACCTGCGTATCGACACGCATCAGGATAACCTGCCCATGCAGGGTGCGAGTATTAAGGCGGGGTTTGAGCGCGCCGGCATCGTGTATGTGTCCGACGGCACCCCGCGCGTGGCGTTTGACTGGCTGCGTGAGGCATAA
- a CDS encoding excinuclease ABC subunit UvrA has product MTEQKMSPQAIEVRGARVHNLKDIDIDIPLGKLVGIAGVSGSGKSSLALGVLYAEGSRRYLEALSTYTRRRLTQAEHAQVDEVLHVPAALALHQRPSVPGVRSTFGTMTELNNSLRLLFSRCAHHVCPHCGARVEPSLNVAAGLSLTCPACGREFYAPSAEDLAFNSGGACPTCGGTGVMREVDEASLVPDESKTINGGAVLPWGTLMWDLMKQVAGEMGVRTDVPFNQLTPQERDIVFHGPAVKKHILYVPKNGEGATPLDFTYYNAVYTVENALAKVKDDKGLKRVARFLREGPCRDCGGTRLSEAARQPQVRGINLAQAAAMTLGEAIEWVRGVPASLPAEMQPMATDICDSFLRTARRLVDLGLDYLSLDRAGATLSTGERQRVQLARVVRNRSTGVLYVLDEPSIGLHPANVDGLVGVMRDLVDDGNTVVVVDHDTRVLAEADYLVEMGPVAGAGGGNVIAAGTVDEVEQSQGSRIAPFLRSESKRLRPQVTDEEMFDQGHIRMATDAIHTVKPLEVDIPRGRLVAVTGVSGSGKTTLVLETLIPALKARAAGERLPKHVRWVDAEGIARANLIDATPIGANVRSTVATYADIHDELRRAFARTPEAKAAGYKAGAFSYNTGALRCPTCDGTGSISLDVQFLPDVEIVCPACRGSRYADAALCIHREGKDGSLLTLPQLMDMSVDEALDATLGLKKVQARLQTLHDLGLGYLTLGEPTPALSGGEAQRLKLASEMGRVQDDAVFVFDEPTIGLHPLDVQVLLSVFDGLVAKGATVIVIEHDLDLIRNADYVIDMGPGGGDAGGQIVCAGTPGDIATCSASITGRYL; this is encoded by the coding sequence GTGACGGAACAGAAGATGAGCCCGCAGGCTATCGAGGTACGTGGCGCACGTGTACACAACCTCAAGGACATCGATATCGATATTCCGCTGGGAAAGCTCGTGGGTATTGCCGGCGTGTCGGGTTCGGGCAAGAGCTCGCTGGCACTGGGGGTTCTTTATGCCGAGGGCTCGCGTCGTTACCTGGAGGCGCTCAGCACCTATACTCGACGTCGCCTGACGCAGGCCGAGCACGCTCAGGTGGACGAGGTACTGCACGTGCCGGCGGCGCTCGCATTGCATCAGCGCCCTAGCGTGCCGGGCGTGCGTTCCACCTTTGGCACCATGACCGAGCTTAACAATAGCCTGCGTCTGCTCTTTAGCCGTTGCGCCCATCATGTGTGCCCGCATTGCGGGGCGCGTGTGGAGCCGAGCCTTAACGTGGCCGCTGGCCTGTCGCTCACGTGCCCTGCATGCGGCCGCGAGTTCTACGCGCCGAGTGCCGAGGATTTGGCTTTCAATAGCGGCGGTGCATGCCCCACCTGTGGCGGTACCGGTGTCATGCGCGAGGTGGACGAAGCGAGCCTGGTGCCCGACGAGTCCAAGACCATCAACGGAGGCGCGGTGCTTCCCTGGGGCACGCTCATGTGGGATCTGATGAAGCAAGTGGCAGGCGAGATGGGCGTGCGTACCGACGTGCCGTTTAACCAACTTACGCCTCAAGAGCGCGACATCGTGTTTCACGGCCCGGCGGTTAAGAAGCATATTCTCTACGTTCCCAAAAACGGCGAGGGCGCCACGCCGCTCGATTTCACCTATTACAACGCCGTCTATACCGTCGAGAATGCGCTCGCCAAGGTTAAGGACGACAAGGGCCTCAAACGCGTTGCGCGCTTTTTGCGCGAGGGGCCATGCCGTGACTGTGGCGGCACGCGTCTCTCCGAGGCTGCGCGCCAGCCCCAGGTGCGCGGTATCAATCTGGCGCAGGCGGCTGCCATGACGCTGGGCGAGGCGATTGAGTGGGTGCGCGGGGTGCCCGCATCCTTGCCGGCCGAGATGCAGCCCATGGCGACGGATATCTGCGATTCATTTTTGCGCACGGCCCGTCGTCTGGTCGACCTGGGTCTCGATTACCTTTCGCTCGATCGCGCAGGCGCCACGCTCTCCACGGGTGAGCGCCAGCGCGTGCAACTCGCCCGCGTGGTGCGCAACCGATCGACGGGCGTGCTCTATGTGCTGGACGAGCCCTCGATTGGCTTGCATCCTGCTAATGTCGACGGCCTGGTAGGCGTGATGCGCGATCTGGTGGATGACGGCAACACCGTGGTTGTTGTCGACCACGATACGCGCGTACTAGCGGAAGCCGACTATCTGGTCGAGATGGGCCCCGTTGCCGGAGCAGGCGGCGGTAATGTGATTGCCGCGGGTACGGTGGATGAGGTCGAGCAATCGCAGGGCAGCCGCATCGCCCCGTTTTTGCGCTCGGAGTCCAAGCGCTTGCGTCCACAGGTGACTGACGAGGAAATGTTCGACCAGGGACATATCCGCATGGCAACCGATGCCATCCATACCGTCAAGCCGCTCGAAGTCGATATCCCGCGCGGCCGTCTCGTCGCGGTGACGGGCGTTTCGGGTTCGGGCAAGACGACGTTGGTGCTCGAGACGCTCATCCCGGCGCTTAAGGCGCGGGCAGCCGGCGAGCGTCTGCCAAAACATGTGCGTTGGGTCGATGCCGAAGGCATTGCCCGCGCCAACCTGATTGACGCCACGCCCATCGGTGCCAACGTGCGCTCGACGGTAGCGACTTATGCCGACATCCATGATGAGCTGCGTCGTGCCTTCGCCCGTACGCCCGAGGCCAAGGCAGCCGGCTACAAGGCGGGTGCCTTTAGCTACAACACTGGCGCCTTGCGCTGCCCTACGTGCGATGGCACGGGCTCGATATCGCTTGACGTGCAGTTTTTACCCGATGTCGAAATCGTCTGCCCGGCATGTCGCGGTTCGCGTTATGCAGACGCGGCTTTGTGTATCCATCGCGAGGGCAAGGACGGGAGCTTGCTGACGTTGCCGCAGCTCATGGACATGAGTGTGGACGAGGCCCTCGACGCCACGTTGGGACTCAAAAAAGTCCAGGCGCGCTTGCAGACCTTGCACGACCTGGGCTTGGGTTATCTCACGCTCGGTGAGCCCACGCCGGCGCTTTCGGGCGGCGAGGCGCAGCGTCTTAAGCTTGCGAGCGAGATGGGCCGCGTGCAGGATGATGCCGTATTCGTGTTCGACGAGCCCACGATCGGCCTTCATCCGCTCGATGTTCAGGTGTTGCTGAGTGTGTTTGACGGCCTCGTTGCCAAGGGCGCCACGGTTATCGTGATCGAGCACGATCTCGACCTTATCCGTAACGCCGATTATGTGATCGACATGGGCCCGGGCGGTGGCGACGCCGGCGGGCAAATCGTCTGCGCCGGTACGCCGGGCGACATCGCAACCTGCTCCGCAAGCATCACCGGTCGCTACCTATAA
- a CDS encoding TetM/TetW/TetO/TetS family tetracycline resistance ribosomal protection protein produces MSKQAVVGILAHVDAGKTTLAEAMLFNAGRIRKRGRVDNGDSHLDTNEIERERGITIFSSQAVLDHGDTHVMLVDAPGHVDFSAEAERTLRALDYAILVVGANDGVQGHTETLWRLLARYDIPTFIFINKIDLENPGRDALLAQLGQRLSEGCLDAGELLAGGAVQEDAAALDEEALEEFLEAGGLSVATLSRMVAERKLFPCFAGSALKDQGVDELLDGICALMREQAWHPEFAARVYRVSLGDRGERLAWVKVTGGTLHAKQMIGGRSGAEAWEQKVDQVRIYNGEKYKLAQEVAAGGICAVTGLAHVRPGDALGAEPAGDAPVIAPVLTYTVLPGEHDVHAVFKALAELADEDPMLGVSWNTHLEQIHLQLMGAVQLEVVQRVLADRFGLSVAFESGGILYKETISQPVEGVGHFEPLRHYAEVHLRLEPLPAGSGVQFGTVTSTDELDLNWQRLALTNAMERDHLGALTGSPITDVRITLTGGRAHAKHTEGGDFRQATYRAIRQGLMQAREAGAAVLLEPWYCFELEVPGECVGRALSDAMRMGAEYEPPTMAGDRAKLVGRVPASEVQDYALEVAAYTSGRGHLYLEFAGYAACHDAERVIETAAYEPEADLPNTPDSVFCSHGAGYTVKWCDVPAAAHVKIDPATFRPWRAADVEFFGHI; encoded by the coding sequence ATGTCGAAGCAAGCGGTCGTTGGAATCTTGGCGCATGTCGATGCCGGCAAGACCACGTTGGCCGAGGCCATGCTATTCAACGCGGGCCGCATTCGCAAGCGCGGCCGCGTGGACAATGGCGATTCGCATCTGGATACGAACGAGATTGAGCGCGAGCGCGGTATTACGATCTTCTCGTCGCAGGCTGTGCTCGACCATGGCGATACTCACGTCATGCTCGTGGATGCGCCGGGACATGTCGATTTTTCTGCCGAGGCGGAGCGCACGCTGCGCGCACTCGACTACGCGATTTTGGTTGTGGGCGCCAACGACGGCGTGCAGGGGCATACCGAAACCCTGTGGCGCCTGCTTGCGCGCTATGACATACCTACGTTCATTTTTATCAACAAGATCGATCTTGAGAACCCTGGTCGCGATGCGTTGCTGGCCCAGCTTGGGCAGCGTCTTTCCGAAGGCTGTCTGGATGCCGGCGAGCTGCTGGCGGGCGGGGCCGTTCAGGAGGACGCTGCCGCGTTAGACGAAGAAGCGCTCGAGGAGTTTCTTGAGGCGGGCGGGCTTTCCGTCGCGACGCTGTCGCGCATGGTTGCCGAGCGTAAGCTCTTTCCCTGCTTTGCCGGCTCGGCGCTCAAGGACCAAGGCGTGGACGAGCTGCTGGATGGTATATGCGCGCTGATGCGCGAACAGGCATGGCACCCGGAGTTTGCCGCGCGCGTCTACCGCGTGAGCCTCGGGGATCGCGGCGAGCGCTTGGCATGGGTTAAAGTAACCGGCGGCACACTGCATGCCAAGCAGATGATTGGCGGACGTTCCGGTGCCGAGGCATGGGAGCAGAAGGTCGATCAGGTACGCATCTATAACGGCGAGAAGTATAAGCTTGCCCAAGAAGTTGCTGCTGGCGGTATTTGTGCCGTGACGGGCCTTGCGCACGTTCGCCCGGGGGACGCCCTGGGCGCGGAGCCCGCGGGCGATGCACCTGTCATTGCGCCGGTCCTCACCTATACGGTGCTTCCAGGCGAACACGATGTCCATGCGGTGTTCAAAGCGCTGGCCGAGCTTGCCGACGAAGATCCCATGCTCGGCGTAAGCTGGAATACGCATCTTGAACAAATACATCTGCAGCTCATGGGAGCGGTGCAACTCGAGGTCGTGCAGCGGGTATTGGCCGATCGCTTTGGCCTTTCGGTTGCGTTTGAGTCTGGCGGCATTCTCTATAAGGAGACTATTTCGCAGCCGGTCGAGGGCGTGGGCCACTTTGAGCCGCTGCGCCACTATGCCGAGGTGCATCTGCGCCTGGAGCCGTTGCCAGCGGGTTCGGGCGTGCAGTTTGGCACCGTGACCTCGACCGACGAGCTCGATCTTAACTGGCAGCGTCTGGCGCTCACCAACGCCATGGAGCGCGATCACCTGGGCGCGCTGACCGGCTCGCCCATCACCGATGTGCGCATTACGCTCACGGGCGGCCGTGCGCATGCCAAACACACCGAGGGCGGCGATTTTCGCCAGGCCACGTACCGCGCGATTCGCCAGGGTTTGATGCAGGCGCGTGAGGCCGGCGCGGCGGTGCTGTTGGAGCCGTGGTACTGCTTTGAGCTCGAGGTGCCGGGGGAGTGCGTGGGCCGGGCGCTCTCGGATGCCATGCGCATGGGTGCCGAGTACGAGCCGCCGACGATGGCGGGCGACCGGGCGAAGCTTGTGGGTCGCGTACCGGCATCCGAGGTGCAGGATTACGCGCTGGAGGTGGCTGCCTACACGAGCGGTCGCGGACATCTGTACCTAGAGTTCGCCGGCTATGCGGCTTGCCATGATGCCGAGCGCGTAATCGAGACGGCTGCCTATGAGCCCGAGGCCGATCTGCCCAACACGCCCGATTCGGTCTTTTGCTCTCACGGCGCCGGTTACACGGTCAAATGGTGCGACGTGCCTGCCGCGGCGCACGTAAAGATCGATCCCGCCACCTTCCGTCCCTGGCGAGCAGCAGACGTCGAGTTTTTCGGCCACATATGA
- a CDS encoding class I SAM-dependent methyltransferase: MGVVDPFSVARSAGLELIGKSEGLTLTDGTMELRADFGRMLPRLKQGRLQQELLVKAARAKGIESPWAIDATAGFGEDSLLLAAAGFTVDLYEQDCVIAALLKDALDRAADDPALATAVARMRLHAGEDSIAGLYHTAELIGRGELTAPDVVYLDPMFPGRTKSAAVKKKFQLLHHLEQPCADEETLVEAALAVHPRKLVIKRPVKGPLLAGVKPSYQLAGKAVRYDVLVPPRP; encoded by the coding sequence ATGGGCGTCGTCGATCCCTTTTCTGTTGCTCGGTCCGCGGGGCTTGAGCTGATCGGGAAGTCCGAGGGCCTCACACTCACCGACGGCACGATGGAGCTGCGTGCCGATTTTGGCCGCATGCTTCCACGGCTCAAGCAGGGCCGTCTGCAGCAAGAACTGCTGGTAAAGGCTGCGCGCGCAAAAGGCATCGAGAGCCCATGGGCGATTGACGCCACGGCAGGCTTTGGCGAGGATTCGCTGCTGCTGGCGGCCGCGGGCTTTACCGTCGATCTGTATGAGCAGGATTGCGTGATCGCGGCGCTCCTCAAGGATGCTTTGGATCGCGCGGCAGATGATCCGGCGCTTGCGACAGCCGTGGCGCGCATGCGCTTACATGCGGGCGAGGACAGCATTGCCGGCCTTTACCATACAGCTGAGCTGATCGGGCGGGGCGAGCTCACCGCTCCCGACGTGGTGTATCTGGACCCCATGTTTCCCGGACGCACCAAGAGCGCGGCGGTTAAAAAGAAATTCCAACTCTTGCACCATCTGGAGCAGCCGTGCGCCGATGAGGAGACGCTGGTTGAGGCTGCGCTTGCGGTGCACCCGCGCAAGTTGGTTATCAAGCGGCCGGTGAAGGGGCCACTGCTTGCCGGTGTTAAGCCGAGCTATCAACTTGCGGGCAAGGCCGTTCGTTACGATGTCTTGGTGCCGCCGCGCCCGTAG
- a CDS encoding ArsC family transcriptional regulator, which yields MNVQIFGTKKSFDTKKAQRYFKERRIKVQFIDLKEKEMSKGELTSVMQAVGGIDKLLNPKAKDEETLALIQHLTPSQRFDKLLENQQVLAEPIVRNGKKATVGYCPDVWGAWE from the coding sequence ATGAACGTGCAAATCTTCGGCACCAAAAAGTCGTTCGACACCAAGAAGGCCCAGCGCTATTTTAAGGAGCGCCGCATTAAGGTGCAGTTTATTGACCTTAAGGAAAAGGAGATGAGCAAAGGCGAGCTCACGAGCGTGATGCAGGCGGTCGGCGGCATCGACAAGCTGCTCAATCCCAAGGCTAAGGACGAGGAGACGCTCGCGCTCATCCAGCATCTCACCCCTAGCCAGCGCTTCGATAAACTGCTCGAGAATCAGCAGGTTCTAGCCGAGCCCATCGTGCGCAACGGCAAAAAGGCCACCGTCGGTTATTGCCCCGATGTATGGGGAGCCTGGGAGTAG
- a CDS encoding GTP-binding protein — protein sequence MPNKPVKIIMLTGYLGAGKTTLLNHILANDGGIRAAVIVNDIGEINVDASLIADGGLSETDDLIPLTNGCICCTLSDDLANQLQGIADSGDFDYIIIEASGICEPIPIAYTISSFCDEAKVGGEPKLALDNIVAVVDCARMYDEFNGGRDLLAEDIDEDDIESLLIQQIEFCSTLILNKTDTVSPEQIAELKAIVRSLQKDAVIVEAQNGEVPMEELLDTDRFDFMRAYNSAAWIEAMEHPEEHDDPEVLEYDIETFVYSRRKPFDLQKFTDFVEQEWPDEVIRVKGPLWQASNPDMCYMFEQAGHQMRLMENGLFVDSAPEGEKQKIIDENPEIMQIWDDETGDRMTSLCIIGRHMDKDALIASLDACLTDWHRA from the coding sequence ATGCCCAACAAACCCGTGAAGATCATCATGCTTACCGGATACCTCGGTGCCGGCAAGACCACGCTGCTCAACCACATCCTCGCTAACGACGGCGGCATCCGCGCCGCCGTGATCGTCAACGATATCGGCGAGATCAACGTCGACGCCAGCCTTATCGCCGACGGCGGCCTTTCCGAGACCGACGACCTTATCCCGCTCACCAACGGCTGCATCTGCTGCACGCTTTCGGACGACCTTGCCAACCAGCTGCAGGGCATCGCCGATTCGGGCGACTTCGATTACATCATCATCGAGGCTTCGGGCATTTGTGAGCCTATCCCCATCGCCTACACCATCTCGAGCTTCTGCGACGAGGCCAAGGTGGGCGGCGAGCCCAAGCTCGCGCTCGACAACATCGTGGCCGTGGTCGACTGCGCCCGCATGTACGACGAGTTCAACGGCGGTCGTGACCTGCTGGCAGAGGATATCGACGAGGACGACATCGAAAGCCTGCTCATCCAGCAGATCGAGTTCTGTTCCACGCTGATCCTCAACAAGACCGATACCGTGAGCCCTGAGCAGATCGCCGAGCTCAAGGCCATCGTGCGCAGCCTGCAGAAGGACGCCGTGATCGTCGAGGCCCAAAACGGCGAGGTCCCCATGGAGGAACTGCTCGACACCGACCGCTTCGACTTTATGCGCGCCTACAACTCCGCCGCCTGGATCGAGGCCATGGAGCATCCCGAGGAGCACGACGACCCCGAGGTGCTCGAGTACGACATCGAGACCTTTGTGTACTCGCGCCGCAAGCCGTTTGACCTGCAGAAGTTCACCGATTTTGTTGAGCAGGAGTGGCCCGACGAGGTCATCCGCGTCAAGGGCCCGCTGTGGCAGGCCAGCAATCCGGACATGTGCTACATGTTTGAGCAGGCCGGCCACCAGATGCGCCTGATGGAGAACGGCTTGTTCGTTGACTCCGCGCCCGAGGGCGAGAAGCAGAAGATCATCGACGAGAACCCCGAGATCATGCAGATTTGGGACGACGAGACGGGCGACCGCATGACGAGCCTGTGCATCATCGGCCGTCACATGGACAAGGATGCGCTCATCGCCTCCCTCGATGCCTGCCTGACTGACTGGCACCGCGCCTAG
- a CDS encoding tRNA (cytidine(34)-2'-O)-methyltransferase yields MFNIVLYAPEIPANTGNIGRTCVVTGARLHLVEPLGFSLDDKTVRRAGLGYWQNLDVATYAGWEDFLARNGLSPADGRLHLLTKKARRTYAQSTYRDGDYLVFGSESSGIPEPLLAAAPERCEHIPMLRDCDSLDNAEVWEAHEESLGHTEDSHEAILQQDICGNFVDPDDYRISALNLSNSAAIVLYEALRQTGFPGM; encoded by the coding sequence ATGTTCAACATTGTGCTGTATGCGCCCGAGATTCCGGCCAATACGGGCAATATCGGACGTACCTGCGTGGTCACCGGCGCCCGCCTACATCTGGTGGAGCCGCTGGGCTTTTCGCTCGATGACAAGACGGTACGTCGCGCCGGCCTGGGCTACTGGCAAAACTTGGACGTGGCGACCTATGCCGGCTGGGAGGATTTCCTTGCACGCAACGGCCTCTCCCCCGCCGATGGTCGCCTACATCTGCTGACCAAAAAGGCACGCCGCACCTATGCGCAGAGTACCTACCGCGATGGCGACTACTTGGTCTTTGGCAGCGAGAGCTCGGGCATTCCCGAGCCGCTGCTTGCCGCGGCGCCCGAGCGCTGCGAACACATCCCCATGTTGCGCGATTGCGATTCGCTTGACAACGCCGAGGTCTGGGAAGCCCACGAGGAATCGCTCGGACATACCGAGGACAGCCACGAAGCCATCCTTCAGCAGGATATCTGCGGCAACTTCGTCGACCCGGACGACTACCGCATCAGCGCACTCAACCTCTCCAACAGCGCCGCCATTGTCCTCTACGAGGCCCTGCGCCAGACAGGCTTTCCGGGAATGTGA
- a CDS encoding methyltransferase domain-containing protein, whose protein sequence is MLLCPVCHEPLVDDERGAVCAGGHRFDRAREGYLYLLRSSKSGDSMGDPKSQARSRRDFLNCGYYAPLRDAMVELARKQVSGRAASVNGPMTLLDICCGEGYYTSAMGAVPGVDAYGFDLGKEMVRLAAKRGDATYFVANMKDIPVADGAFDMVTELFAPFNEREFARVLAPEGSLYTVVPGARHLFGLKEVLYDTPYLNDEKLPKTTELELVGTQRVSANITLQTQADIEAVFQMTPYYYRTRPADKERLANLDTLQTDIDFIIAEYRHS, encoded by the coding sequence ATGAGCCGTTGGTGGACGACGAGCGCGGTGCTGTGTGCGCGGGTGGACACCGGTTTGACCGTGCGCGCGAGGGCTATCTATATCTACTGCGCTCGTCCAAGAGCGGCGACTCTATGGGCGATCCCAAGTCGCAGGCACGCAGCCGCCGTGACTTTCTGAATTGCGGTTACTATGCGCCGTTGCGCGATGCGATGGTTGAGTTGGCGCGCAAGCAGGTGTCTGGGCGCGCCGCGTCTGTGAACGGCCCCATGACGCTGCTCGATATTTGCTGTGGCGAGGGCTACTACACCAGCGCCATGGGCGCGGTGCCGGGCGTGGATGCTTACGGTTTCGACCTGGGCAAAGAGATGGTGCGCTTGGCGGCCAAGCGCGGCGATGCGACCTACTTCGTGGCCAACATGAAGGACATCCCTGTGGCCGATGGCGCCTTCGATATGGTGACCGAGCTCTTCGCTCCCTTTAACGAGCGCGAGTTTGCCCGCGTGCTGGCGCCGGAGGGTTCGCTCTACACCGTGGTGCCGGGTGCCCGTCATCTGTTTGGGCTCAAGGAGGTGCTCTACGACACGCCGTACCTTAACGATGAGAAGCTGCCGAAGACCACCGAGCTCGAGTTAGTCGGAACGCAGCGGGTATCTGCGAATATTACGCTTCAGACCCAGGCCGATATCGAGGCGGTGTTCCAGATGACGCCGTACTACTATCGCACACGCCCTGCCGACAAAGAGCGCCTGGCAAATTTGGATACCCTTCAAACCGACATCGACTTCATCATCGCCGAGTACCGCCACAGCTAA
- a CDS encoding flavodoxin family protein yields MKVLLVNGSPKANGNTARALTEVAEQLNAEGIDTEVFQLGAKPIRDCIGCGQCGKLGGRCTFDDDVVNELIAAAEQADGFVFGSPVYYAHPSGRILSALDRAFYAGSKAFAHKPGAAVAVARRGGTSTTFDVLNKYFTINQMPVVASTYWNNVFGCVPGDADGDAEGLATMRNIGKNMAWLLHCIEAGQAAGIEAPEADRERTNFIR; encoded by the coding sequence ATGAAGGTTCTTTTGGTCAATGGCAGCCCCAAGGCAAACGGCAACACCGCCCGCGCACTCACCGAGGTCGCAGAGCAACTTAATGCAGAAGGCATTGATACCGAGGTGTTTCAGCTGGGCGCCAAGCCCATTCGCGATTGCATCGGTTGCGGCCAGTGTGGCAAGCTTGGCGGTCGCTGCACCTTTGACGACGACGTGGTCAACGAGCTGATCGCTGCCGCCGAACAGGCCGACGGCTTTGTCTTTGGCTCGCCTGTCTACTACGCGCACCCCAGCGGCCGCATTCTCTCGGCACTCGATCGCGCATTCTATGCCGGTAGCAAAGCTTTTGCACACAAGCCGGGCGCTGCCGTCGCCGTCGCCCGTCGCGGCGGTACGTCGACGACCTTCGACGTGCTCAATAAGTACTTCACCATCAACCAGATGCCTGTGGTAGCGTCCACGTACTGGAACAACGTGTTTGGCTGCGTGCCCGGCGACGCCGACGGAGATGCCGAGGGTCTGGCCACCATGCGCAACATCGGCAAGAACATGGCCTGGCTCCTGCATTGTATCGAGGCAGGACAGGCCGCCGGCATCGAAGCCCCCGAAGCCGATCGCGAGCGCACCAACTTCATCAGGTAG